One region of Pagrus major chromosome 7, Pma_NU_1.0 genomic DNA includes:
- the ormdl2 gene encoding ORM1-like protein 2 codes for MNVGVAHSEVNPNTRVMNSRGIWLTYMLLTVVLHIVLLSIPFFTVPLVWTLTNVIHNLVMYLFLHTVKGTPFETPDQGKARLLTHWEQMDYGVQFTSSRKFLTISPIVLYILASFYTKYDPTHFLINTGSLLSVLLPKLPQFHGVRIFGINKY; via the exons ATGAATGTGGGCGTAGCTCACAGCGAGGTGAATCCCAACACGAGGGTCATGAACAGCAGAGGAATATGGCTCACCTACATGCTGCTGACCGTCGTGTTGCACATCGTCCTGCTCAGCATTCCTTTCTTCACCGTGCCACTCGTCTGGACCCTTACCAACGTCATCCACAACCTG GTGATGTACCTGTTTCTACACACAGTGAAGGGCACTCCCTTTGAGACACCAGACCAAGGCAAAGCTCGTCTGCTCACACACTGGGAACAGATGGACTACGGTGTCCAGTTCACATCTTCGCGCAAATTCCTCACTATCTCACCAATTGTTCT gtatATTCTTGCCAGTTTCTACACAAAATATGATCCCACACATTTCCTCATCAACACAGGCTCCCTCCTTAGCGTCCTCCTCCCAAAGTTGCCTCAGTTTCATGGAGTACGGATATTTGGGATCAACAAATACTGA